GTCTTCGCCGACCCCGCCCGCCTGGACGTGGGCCGGGTCGACAACCCGCACATCTCCTTCGGCGCCGGCATCCACTTCTGCCTCGGGGCACCGCTGGCCAGGGTAGAGCTGATCGAGTCGTTCGGCGCCCTGCTGCGCAAGGCGCCGAAGATGGAGCTCGTCGCCGAGCCCTCCTGGGGGCCGGGCTACGTCATCCGGGGTCTGGAGTCCCTCCAAATACGGGTCTGAGAACGGATGCGGGTCTGAGAACCGGCCCGGCCGGAGGTCACACCTGACCGGACGGCCCGCCGCCCGGATCGCGGGCCCCACCGGATCGCGGGCCCCACCGGAACGACGTCACCGGAACGCGGGCCCCACCGAAACGACGTCAGCGGTTCGGCGGGTCAGGGACGGCTCTGGGAGAGCCAGCCGAACCCGCCGAGCCCTCCGGCGGCGATGAGCTCCGCCTCCTCCGAGGCCCTCGCGAGGGCCTGAAGGTAGCCGCGAGGGTCGCTTGCGGCCTGCTCGACCGGCGGGCGGCTCCCGGTGACGCCGAGGGCGCGCAACGCCTCGCGCTGCGTGGTCAGCGCCGTCGTGACGGCCCCGGCGCTCTCGCCCGAGGCCGCGCAGGCGTCGAGCGCCACGTGGGCGGTGATGTCGCACGAGCCGTCGGGCACCGGCGCGACCATCGCCCCGTCGCGGTATCCGGCCAGCGTGCCGTACGGCGGCCGGTCGTCGAGGATGTGGGCGTAGTCGATCGCGATCGCCCGGCCGCGCGCCAGTCGCAGGATCACCGAGGCCCAGGCCCTGTCGCGTGGCCTGCCGATCTCGGCCCGCTCGCCGGGGGCCCGCATCCGCCACCAGCGGGCCAGCCACGCGAGATCCGCCTCGGAGGGGCTGCCGCCGAGGCGCTCCTCACCGTCCGTGACGTTGACCAGGACCAGCCGGGGGCCGTCGGCCGTCTGCTCCGCGATGTCGACGGGCACGTTGTCGAGCCACTCGTTGGCGATCACCAGCCCGTGGATCCCGTCCGGCGCGGCCCTCGCCCAGACGATCTCCTCCGGCAGCGCCGGCGGCCGGGGCGCCAGGTCGACCGCGGTCACCCGCAGCCTCGACCGGAGCGCGGGCGGCGCCGCGGCGAGCACACCGGCCGCCAGCCCGCCCTCGCCGGCGCCGATGTCGACCAGGTCGAGCACCTCGGGGCCGCCCAGCGCCTCGTCGATCGCGGTCAGCTCGCGCAGCACGGCCTCGGCGAAGACGGGGGAGGCGCCGACCGAGGTCCGGAAATGGCTGGAGGGCCGCTCCCGGAGATAGAAGCCGCTCTCGCCGTAGAGCGCCTGCTCCATCGCGGCACGCCAGGTGAGCCACACGCTCTCAGACGCTACCCGCCGGGGCGGGGGAACGAGATCAACTCGCGCTGACGCTTCGAGTGAGTACATGACTCCATTCTGTCACCGATTCGCACGATCGTTGTCGACGCCGCGTCGGCGCGCCGCCGCCCGAACCGCCGTGCGGGCCGGGCCCGCGGGCTCTCCGGCGGGTCCCGTACGCTCCCGGTGTGCCCGATCCGGGCATCTCGCGGAGAACCCCGCCTCCGTTACCGAACACGCGTCTTGCCGTGGTTGCGATGGCATGGCCCGTTACGCTGGTCAATCGGGCACGGAGCCCCACATGGTCGAAGGACGGGACGTCATGGACGCAGTCGATCGCCCGGCACGGCTGGCCGTCGGAGTGGTTGGAGCGGGCAGGGTCGGTTCGGCGCTCGGCGCCGCGCTCGTCAGGGCGGGGCACCGGGTGGTCGCGACGAGCGGCGTCTCCGACGCCTCCAGGGAGCGGGCGGTCGAGCGGCTCGGGCTCGTCCCCACCCGGCCCGAGGACGTGGTGGCCGGCGCGGACCTCGTCCTGCTGACGGTCCCCGACGACGTGCTGCCCGGCCTGGTCTCCGGCCTGGTCGAGACCGGCGCCGATCTCCGCGGCAGGCTGGTGGCCCACACCAGCGGCGCGTACGGCCTGGCGGTGCTGAACCCGGCGATCAAGGCCGGGGCGCTGCCGCTCGCGCTGCACCCCGTGATGACCTTCACCGGCCGCGACGACGACCTGCGCCGCCTCACCGGGATCTCGTACGGGGTGACCGCTCCGGACGCGCTCCGCCCGGTGGCCGAGGCCCTCGTCATCGAGATGGAGGGCGAGCCGGTCTGGATCGCCGACGAGGACCGGCCGCTCTACCACGCGGCCCTGGCGGGGGCGGCCAACCACATGGTGACGCTCATCGCGGAGTCCTCGGAGCTGCTGGGCAGGATCGGCGTGGAGCAGCCGGGCAGGATGCTCGGCCCGCTGCTCGGCGCGGCCCTGGAGAACGTGCTGAGGCTCGGCATCGCCGGGCTGACCGGCCCGGTGGTGCGCGGCGACGCGGGAACCGTCCGCAGGCACGTGGACGCGCTGATCCTCGCCGCTCCCGAGGCGGCGGACGCCTACGTGGCGCTCGCCAGGCTCACCGCCGACCGGGCACTGGCGGCCGGGCTGCTCAAGCCCGAGGCCGCCGAGCGCCTCCTGGACGCCCTGGGCGGCAACATATGGACCTGAAGGACCCGGGGCCTGTGAGATCGGCCCGGGAGGCGGCGGCACACGGGCCCGGGGCTCCCGTTCCGACCCGGTGCCCGCCCCGGCGAGCCGATCCGGTTAGCTGATCTGATGAGCCGAGTCCGTCCGGCGAAGGGAACCGGCGGACTCCGATGAACGTCATTCTTCTCCGGCCCGGGAGCCGGAGCACCCCCGGGAGGTTCCAGTGATCGTGGCGGACGACCGCGCAGGGCTGCTCAAGGCCCGCGAGGTCCTGGGGATCGGCGCGGGCGCCTCCTCGGGAGGGAGCGCGCTGGCGCTCGTGCCGACCATGGGCGCGCTGCACGAGGGGCACCGCTCGCTCATCCGGCTGGCCCGCGAGAGGGCCGCGCACGTGGCGGTGAGCATCTTCGTGAACCCGCTCCAGTTCGGGCCCACCGAGGATTACTCCCGCTATCCCCGGACGTTCGACGCCGACCTCGAAGTCTGCGAGGCCGAGGGGGTGGGCGTGGTGTTCGCCCCCTCGGTCAAGGACATGTACCTGCCGGACAGGCAGGTCGGCGTGTCCGCGGGCGAGATGGGCTCGGTCGTCGAGGGGGAGTTCAGGCCCGGCCACCTCGACGGCGTGCTGACCGTGGTGCTGAAGCTGTTCAACCTGGTCCAGCCGGACGTGGCGGTGTTCGGGCAGAAGGACGCCCAGCAACTCGCGATGATCCGCCGGATGGTCGCCGACCTGAACCTGCCGGTCTCGATCGTCGGGGGGCCCACGGTCCGCGAGCCGGACGGCCTGGCGCTGTCCAGCCGCAACCGCTACCTGTCGCCGGACGGCCGGGTGGCGGCCCTGGCCCTGTCCCGCGCCCTGGAGGCGGGGTCCGGGCGGCGCGCGCCCGCGGAGATCCGCGGGGCCGCGCTCGCCGTCCTGGAGGCCGAGCCGTCGCTGGCGGTCGACTACCTGGTCCTGGTCGACCCCGCGACCTTCGCGGAGGTCGGCGACGACTACGCGGGCGAGGCGATCCTCGCGGTGGCCGCGAGGGTGGGGTCCACCAGGTTGATCGACAACGTCACGCTCGGCGTCCGCTGACTCCCGGCCGCTCGCCGCTCGCTGACGGGAGCCGGTGAGCGGCGAGCGGCCGGTGGTGAACGGCGCCCCATGAACGGCGCCCCATGAACGGCGCCCCATGAACGGTGATCGATGAGCGGCGATCGATGAGCGGCGATCGATGAGCGGCGACCTATGAGCGGCGCCCCATGAACGGCGCCCCATGAACGGTGATCGATGAGCGGCGACCTATGAGCGGCGACCTATGAGCGGCGCCCCATGAGCGGTGATCGATGAACGGTGATCGATGAGCAGCGGCCGATGAGTGGCCGGTGGTGACGGTGATCGATGAGCGGCCGGTGGTGGTGATCGGCGGTGAGCCGCCATGTACGGCCCCGAACTGCCGTGATTTCAGGGTTCGGGTGAAATGTCCCACCCCGGGGAACAGCCGCTTTCCGGAGGGCGTTATCGTCACACTGACGAAATGAACGGCCTCTAATGATCCCCGCGAGGAGGCGGCTATGAGCATCCCGGCCATTCCCCAGAGGTTGACCGCTCCCGCTCCGGGCTGGACGGTACGGGCGGACGTGGTCGTGGTGGGCTCCGGCGTCGCCGGCCTCACCCTGGCGCTGCGCTACGCCGCCCTCGACCCCGGGGCGAAGGTCCTGGTCGTCACCAAGGACGTCCTGTCGTCCGGCTCCACCCGCTGGGCCCAGGGCGGGATCGCCGCCGTGCTCGACCCTCGGGACACCCCCGAGGAACACCTCTCCGACACGCTCGTCGCCGGAGTGGGCCTCTGCGACGAGGAGGCCGTCCGGATCCTGGTGACCGAGGGACCCGACGCGCTGCGCGGCCTGATCGCGGTGGGCGCCCGGTTCGACACCGACGACTCGGGGGCCCTCCAGCTCACCAGGGAGGGCGGCCACCGGCGCGACCGCATCGTGCACGCGGGCGGCGACGCCACCGGGGCCGAGGTGCAGAGGGCGCTCGTCAAGGCCGTCGTGGAGTCGGGCATCGAGGTGATCGAGCACGCGCTCGTCCTCGACCTCCTCAAGGACGCCGAGGGCCGTACCGCGGGGGTGACCCTGCACGTCATGGGCGAGGGCGAGCGCGACGGGGTGGGCGCGGTCACGGCGGGGGCCGTGGTGCTGGCCACCGGCGGCATGGGCCAGGTCTACGCCGCCACCACCAACCCCGTCGTCTCCACCGGCGACGGGGTGGCGCTCGCGCTGCGCGCGGGCGCCGTCGTCAGGGACCTGGAGTTCGTTCAGTTCCACCCGACCGTCCTGTGGCTCGGCGAGAACTCCACCGGCCAGCAGCCGCTGGTCTCCGAGGCGGTCAGGGGCGAGGGAGCCGTGCTGGTCGACGCGGACGGCACCCGGTTCATGCGGGACGTTCACGAGCTCGCCGACCTCGCCCCCCGCGACGTCGTGGCCAAGGCGATCATGCGGCGGATGCGCGCCACCGGCACCGACCACGTCTATCTCGACGCCCGCCACTTCGGCGAGGAGAAGTGGCGCACCCGCTTCCCGACGATCCACGCGGTCTGCCTGGAGCACGGCATCGACCCGGTCACCCGGCTCGTCCCCGTCGCGCCCGCCGCCCACTACGCCAGCGGCGGCGTCCGCGCCGACCTGCGCGGCCGTACCAGCGTGCCCGGCCTGTACGCGTGCGGCGAGGTCGCGTGCACCGGCGTGCACGGTGCCAACCGGCTGGCCTCCAACTCCCTGCTCGAAGGCCTGGTCTTCGCCG
This region of Streptosporangium sp. NBC_01495 genomic DNA includes:
- the panC gene encoding pantoate--beta-alanine ligase, whose protein sequence is MLKAREVLGIGAGASSGGSALALVPTMGALHEGHRSLIRLARERAAHVAVSIFVNPLQFGPTEDYSRYPRTFDADLEVCEAEGVGVVFAPSVKDMYLPDRQVGVSAGEMGSVVEGEFRPGHLDGVLTVVLKLFNLVQPDVAVFGQKDAQQLAMIRRMVADLNLPVSIVGGPTVREPDGLALSSRNRYLSPDGRVAALALSRALEAGSGRRAPAEIRGAALAVLEAEPSLAVDYLVLVDPATFAEVGDDYAGEAILAVAARVGSTRLIDNVTLGVR
- a CDS encoding SAM-dependent methyltransferase, producing MWLTWRAAMEQALYGESGFYLRERPSSHFRTSVGASPVFAEAVLRELTAIDEALGGPEVLDLVDIGAGEGGLAAGVLAAAPPALRSRLRVTAVDLAPRPPALPEEIVWARAAPDGIHGLVIANEWLDNVPVDIAEQTADGPRLVLVNVTDGEERLGGSPSEADLAWLARWWRMRAPGERAEIGRPRDRAWASVILRLARGRAIAIDYAHILDDRPPYGTLAGYRDGAMVAPVPDGSCDITAHVALDACAASGESAGAVTTALTTQREALRALGVTGSRPPVEQAASDPRGYLQALARASEEAELIAAGGLGGFGWLSQSRP
- a CDS encoding Rossmann-like and DUF2520 domain-containing protein, whose amino-acid sequence is MDAVDRPARLAVGVVGAGRVGSALGAALVRAGHRVVATSGVSDASRERAVERLGLVPTRPEDVVAGADLVLLTVPDDVLPGLVSGLVETGADLRGRLVAHTSGAYGLAVLNPAIKAGALPLALHPVMTFTGRDDDLRRLTGISYGVTAPDALRPVAEALVIEMEGEPVWIADEDRPLYHAALAGAANHMVTLIAESSELLGRIGVEQPGRMLGPLLGAALENVLRLGIAGLTGPVVRGDAGTVRRHVDALILAAPEAADAYVALARLTADRALAAGLLKPEAAERLLDALGGNIWT